One genomic window of Lepeophtheirus salmonis chromosome 5, UVic_Lsal_1.4, whole genome shotgun sequence includes the following:
- the LOC121117696 gene encoding uncharacterized protein isoform X12, translating into MWSTLHKSSDISMFLSPNVSSSSVGSSFGNSISGLHQGISNIDVSQCDSGFFHSESMNLTSFSSISEGSNTSLAYMRRRMSGTNCLIHPLKLRDKKSLTEYSLPENQIFENGKSLSTLPSFKIDSVEFLKSSPSSNHIISDNNSPILALGIIFLTKCRDYILKNNFFLYEFISFISCETLRAYKRRKEFIHSMYQLSRQVHKDLNNFIEESYFKLEKTAWFLYASHDQDHTVMSSFVNVLCKLRRRLDTKETNFFFSTFLTGVLTHHLGWIDTIVPNGLDKSSFSFSSSNQHLKNFFTLEPFEENTQFWYNPQKLQYMDLHGKVGSNSKVTKTVLYSKDENLLKDLLFVTSYFIRCSLVYPKKYDDTLFKKLENEELDASLMSNFYIFKDNLSNNSQKSQEISVGRRESFKLDKSFILGDSPSPPYVSQSVSPSSFGTLPYPIENGLISNNYLNEELQSATIDGVNRIKFGKKVPMPDFDGEIEEEPNQLPCLFLVGKTYMPGCICQGIIQPTSLSSSHFQIYSERNLYKHLLGISSHLSSFIPELSQVQFLSVNVDDGQVLLMNSKRESLSKNSDQILFSPKIANFLDTIVELASFGTLPVLMHIEDKLKEIYLSSKLLADYLLIDELMDLKTLVYNLDLDYNDVPLLYSVAATHTPKLCKKYGVGLI; encoded by the exons ATGTGGAGTACGCTTCACAAGTCATCAGACATTTCCATGTTTCTTTCACCGAACGTAAGCTCTTCCAGTGTAGGATCATCCTTTGGGAATAGTATTTCTGGTTTACATCAAG gtatTTCGAATATTGATGTATCGCAATGTGACTCTGGATTTTTCCATAGTGAGTCTATGAACTTAACTTCTTTTTCATCAATCAGTGAAG GGTCAAATACAAGCCTAGCTTATATGCGACGAAGAATGAGTGGAACCAATTGTTTAATTCATCCGTTAAAGCTTAGAGATAAGAAATCCTTGACAGAGTACTCCTTACCAGAAAATCAAATCTTTGAAAATGGGAAATCGTTATCCACTCTcccatcttttaaaattgattctgtggaatttttaaaatcttctcCATCG TCAAATCACATCATATCAGATAATAACTCACCCATTCTTGCACTCGGGATTATTTTCCTCACCAAATGTAGggattacattttaaaaaacaatttcttcttGTATGAATTCATATCATTTATATCCTGTGAGACTTTAAGAGCCTATAAGAGGAGGAAggaatttattcattcaatgtATCAACTTTCACGTCAAGTGCACAAAgacttgaataattttattgaagagtCCTATTTCAAACTGGAAAAGACTGCTTGGTTCCTATACGCATCTCATGACCAGGATCATACTGTAATGAGTTCATTTGTGAATGTGTTATGCAAGCTGCGAAGGCGTTTGGACACCAAAGagacaaattttttctttagtacATTTCTAACTGGGGTTTTAACGCACCATTTAGGATGGATTGATACCATTGTTCCGAATGGGTTGGATAAAAGTTCTTTTTCATTTTCGAGTTctaatcaacatttaaaaaactttttcacacTGGAaccatttgaagaaaatacaCAATTTTGGTATAATCCTCAAAAACTTCAATATATGGATTTACACGGAAAA GTTGGATCAAATTCCAAAGTAACAAAGACCGTATTGTATTCCAAAGATGAAAACCTATTAAAGGATTTACTATTTGTTACCTCTTATTTCATTCGTTGCTCACTTGTTTATCCTAAAAAGTATGATGATACCCTATTTAAGAAATTGGAAAATGAGGAATTGGATGCATCACTCAtgtctaatttttatatttttaaagataatttgtcaaataatagtcaaaaatcTCAAGAAATTTCAGTTGGAAGGAGAGAatcattcaaat TAGATAAGTCATTCATCTTGGGAGATTCCCCTTCACCACCGTATGTCTCTCAAAGTGTGAGTCCCTCATCCTTTGGAACGCTTCCATATCCCATCGAGAATGGATTAatctctaataattatttgaatgaagaaTTGCAATCTGCAACTATAGACGGTGTGAATCGGATTAAATTTGGAAAGAAAGTGCCAATGCCgga CTTTGATGGAGAAATAGAGGAGGAGCCGAATCAACTTCCGTGTTTATTCTTGGTGGGGAAAACTTATATGCCTGGATGCATTTGTCAAGGAATCATTCAGCCAACATCATTATCATCCtcacattttcaaatttattcggAACGAAATCtctataaacatttattaggAATATCCTCTCATTTGTCTAGCTTCATTCCAGAACTAAGCCAGGTGCAATTTCTTTCAGTTAATGTAGATGATGGCcaagttttattaatgaattcaaAGAGG GAATCATTATCTAAAAATTCGGATCAGATTTTATTTTCTCCCAAAATAGCAAATTTTCTTGATACCATTGTCGAATTGGCATCTTTTGGAACGCTACCG GTTTTGATGCATATTGAAGATAAACTTAAAGAAATTTATCTCTCGTCAAAGTTGTTAGCTGACTATTTACTTATTGATGAATTAATGGATTTGAAAACTTTGGTATATAATTTAG ATCTAGATTATAATGACGTTCCCTTACTATATTCCGTTGCAGCCACTCATACCCCAAAGCTGTGTAAAAAATATGGTGTTggacttatttga
- the LOC121117696 gene encoding uncharacterized protein isoform X2 translates to MSYSSSASSENKDINNIRIILIRDYPSHGKKVIFDSASTFREQLMENSNLDEYDQIYDNYGYKLLKTSKEDIKSLAELMYGNFPLKDRGCNFKLHLFENETDFMWSTLHKSSDISMFLSPNVSSSSVGSSFGNSISGLHQGISNIDVSQCDSGFFHSESMNLTSFSSISEGSNTSLAYMRRRMSGTNCLIHPLKLRDKKSLTEYSLPENQIFENGKSLSTLPSFKIDSVEFLKSSPSSNHIISDNNSPILALGIIFLTKCRDYILKNNFFLYEFISFISCETLRAYKRRKEFIHSMYQLSRQVHKDLNNFIEESYFKLEKTAWFLYASHDQDHTVMSSFVNVLCKLRRRLDTKETNFFFSTFLTGVLTHHLGWIDTIVPNGLDKSSFSFSSSNQHLKNFFTLEPFEENTQFWYNPQKLQYMDLHGKVGSNSKVTKTVLYSKDENLLKDLLFVTSYFIRCSLVYPKKYDDTLFKKLENEELDASLMSNFYIFKDNLSNNSQKSQEISVGRRESFKYKSFILGDSPSPPYVSQSVSPSSFGTLPYPIENGLISNNYLNEELQSATIDGVNRIKFGKKVPMPDFDGEIEEEPNQLPCLFLVGKTYMPGCICQGIIQPTSLSSSHFQIYSERNLYKHLLGISSHLSSFIPELSQVQFLSVNVDDGQVLLMNSKRESLSKNSDQILFSPKIANFLDTIVELASFGTLPVLMHIEDKLKEIYLSSKLLADYLLIDELMDLKTLVYNLDLDYNDVPLLYSVAATHTPKLCKKYGVGLI, encoded by the exons ATGAGTTATTCATCGTCTGCTTCTTCCGagaataaagatataaataatattaggatAATTCTCATTCGTGATTATCCTAGTCATGGAaagaaagtcatttttgattctGCTTCTACATTTCGTGAGCAGTTGatggaaaattcaaatttggatgaataTGATCAAATCTATGATAATTATGGATACAAA ctattgaaaACTTCAAAGGAAGATATCAAATCCTTAGCAGAACTAATGTATGGAAACTTTCCACTCAAAGATCGTGGTTGTAACtttaaa cTACATCTTTTCGAAAATGAGACAGATTTCATGTGGAGTACGCTTCACAAGTCATCAGACATTTCCATGTTTCTTTCACCGAACGTAAGCTCTTCCAGTGTAGGATCATCCTTTGGGAATAGTATTTCTGGTTTACATCAAG gtatTTCGAATATTGATGTATCGCAATGTGACTCTGGATTTTTCCATAGTGAGTCTATGAACTTAACTTCTTTTTCATCAATCAGTGAAG GGTCAAATACAAGCCTAGCTTATATGCGACGAAGAATGAGTGGAACCAATTGTTTAATTCATCCGTTAAAGCTTAGAGATAAGAAATCCTTGACAGAGTACTCCTTACCAGAAAATCAAATCTTTGAAAATGGGAAATCGTTATCCACTCTcccatcttttaaaattgattctgtggaatttttaaaatcttctcCATCG TCAAATCACATCATATCAGATAATAACTCACCCATTCTTGCACTCGGGATTATTTTCCTCACCAAATGTAGggattacattttaaaaaacaatttcttcttGTATGAATTCATATCATTTATATCCTGTGAGACTTTAAGAGCCTATAAGAGGAGGAAggaatttattcattcaatgtATCAACTTTCACGTCAAGTGCACAAAgacttgaataattttattgaagagtCCTATTTCAAACTGGAAAAGACTGCTTGGTTCCTATACGCATCTCATGACCAGGATCATACTGTAATGAGTTCATTTGTGAATGTGTTATGCAAGCTGCGAAGGCGTTTGGACACCAAAGagacaaattttttctttagtacATTTCTAACTGGGGTTTTAACGCACCATTTAGGATGGATTGATACCATTGTTCCGAATGGGTTGGATAAAAGTTCTTTTTCATTTTCGAGTTctaatcaacatttaaaaaactttttcacacTGGAaccatttgaagaaaatacaCAATTTTGGTATAATCCTCAAAAACTTCAATATATGGATTTACACGGAAAA GTTGGATCAAATTCCAAAGTAACAAAGACCGTATTGTATTCCAAAGATGAAAACCTATTAAAGGATTTACTATTTGTTACCTCTTATTTCATTCGTTGCTCACTTGTTTATCCTAAAAAGTATGATGATACCCTATTTAAGAAATTGGAAAATGAGGAATTGGATGCATCACTCAtgtctaatttttatatttttaaagataatttgtcaaataatagtcaaaaatcTCAAGAAATTTCAGTTGGAAGGAGAGAatcattcaaat ATAAGTCATTCATCTTGGGAGATTCCCCTTCACCACCGTATGTCTCTCAAAGTGTGAGTCCCTCATCCTTTGGAACGCTTCCATATCCCATCGAGAATGGATTAatctctaataattatttgaatgaagaaTTGCAATCTGCAACTATAGACGGTGTGAATCGGATTAAATTTGGAAAGAAAGTGCCAATGCCgga CTTTGATGGAGAAATAGAGGAGGAGCCGAATCAACTTCCGTGTTTATTCTTGGTGGGGAAAACTTATATGCCTGGATGCATTTGTCAAGGAATCATTCAGCCAACATCATTATCATCCtcacattttcaaatttattcggAACGAAATCtctataaacatttattaggAATATCCTCTCATTTGTCTAGCTTCATTCCAGAACTAAGCCAGGTGCAATTTCTTTCAGTTAATGTAGATGATGGCcaagttttattaatgaattcaaAGAGG GAATCATTATCTAAAAATTCGGATCAGATTTTATTTTCTCCCAAAATAGCAAATTTTCTTGATACCATTGTCGAATTGGCATCTTTTGGAACGCTACCG GTTTTGATGCATATTGAAGATAAACTTAAAGAAATTTATCTCTCGTCAAAGTTGTTAGCTGACTATTTACTTATTGATGAATTAATGGATTTGAAAACTTTGGTATATAATTTAG ATCTAGATTATAATGACGTTCCCTTACTATATTCCGTTGCAGCCACTCATACCCCAAAGCTGTGTAAAAAATATGGTGTTggacttatttga
- the LOC121117696 gene encoding uncharacterized protein isoform X1, with protein MSYSSSASSENKDINNIRIILIRDYPSHGKKVIFDSASTFREQLMENSNLDEYDQIYDNYGYKLLKTSKEDIKSLAELMYGNFPLKDRGCNFKLHLFENETDFMWSTLHKSSDISMFLSPNVSSSSVGSSFGNSISGLHQGISNIDVSQCDSGFFHSESMNLTSFSSISEGSNTSLAYMRRRMSGTNCLIHPLKLRDKKSLTEYSLPENQIFENGKSLSTLPSFKIDSVEFLKSSPSSNHIISDNNSPILALGIIFLTKCRDYILKNNFFLYEFISFISCETLRAYKRRKEFIHSMYQLSRQVHKDLNNFIEESYFKLEKTAWFLYASHDQDHTVMSSFVNVLCKLRRRLDTKETNFFFSTFLTGVLTHHLGWIDTIVPNGLDKSSFSFSSSNQHLKNFFTLEPFEENTQFWYNPQKLQYMDLHGKVGSNSKVTKTVLYSKDENLLKDLLFVTSYFIRCSLVYPKKYDDTLFKKLENEELDASLMSNFYIFKDNLSNNSQKSQEISVGRRESFKLDKSFILGDSPSPPYVSQSVSPSSFGTLPYPIENGLISNNYLNEELQSATIDGVNRIKFGKKVPMPDFDGEIEEEPNQLPCLFLVGKTYMPGCICQGIIQPTSLSSSHFQIYSERNLYKHLLGISSHLSSFIPELSQVQFLSVNVDDGQVLLMNSKRESLSKNSDQILFSPKIANFLDTIVELASFGTLPVLMHIEDKLKEIYLSSKLLADYLLIDELMDLKTLVYNLDLDYNDVPLLYSVAATHTPKLCKKYGVGLI; from the exons ATGAGTTATTCATCGTCTGCTTCTTCCGagaataaagatataaataatattaggatAATTCTCATTCGTGATTATCCTAGTCATGGAaagaaagtcatttttgattctGCTTCTACATTTCGTGAGCAGTTGatggaaaattcaaatttggatgaataTGATCAAATCTATGATAATTATGGATACAAA ctattgaaaACTTCAAAGGAAGATATCAAATCCTTAGCAGAACTAATGTATGGAAACTTTCCACTCAAAGATCGTGGTTGTAACtttaaa cTACATCTTTTCGAAAATGAGACAGATTTCATGTGGAGTACGCTTCACAAGTCATCAGACATTTCCATGTTTCTTTCACCGAACGTAAGCTCTTCCAGTGTAGGATCATCCTTTGGGAATAGTATTTCTGGTTTACATCAAG gtatTTCGAATATTGATGTATCGCAATGTGACTCTGGATTTTTCCATAGTGAGTCTATGAACTTAACTTCTTTTTCATCAATCAGTGAAG GGTCAAATACAAGCCTAGCTTATATGCGACGAAGAATGAGTGGAACCAATTGTTTAATTCATCCGTTAAAGCTTAGAGATAAGAAATCCTTGACAGAGTACTCCTTACCAGAAAATCAAATCTTTGAAAATGGGAAATCGTTATCCACTCTcccatcttttaaaattgattctgtggaatttttaaaatcttctcCATCG TCAAATCACATCATATCAGATAATAACTCACCCATTCTTGCACTCGGGATTATTTTCCTCACCAAATGTAGggattacattttaaaaaacaatttcttcttGTATGAATTCATATCATTTATATCCTGTGAGACTTTAAGAGCCTATAAGAGGAGGAAggaatttattcattcaatgtATCAACTTTCACGTCAAGTGCACAAAgacttgaataattttattgaagagtCCTATTTCAAACTGGAAAAGACTGCTTGGTTCCTATACGCATCTCATGACCAGGATCATACTGTAATGAGTTCATTTGTGAATGTGTTATGCAAGCTGCGAAGGCGTTTGGACACCAAAGagacaaattttttctttagtacATTTCTAACTGGGGTTTTAACGCACCATTTAGGATGGATTGATACCATTGTTCCGAATGGGTTGGATAAAAGTTCTTTTTCATTTTCGAGTTctaatcaacatttaaaaaactttttcacacTGGAaccatttgaagaaaatacaCAATTTTGGTATAATCCTCAAAAACTTCAATATATGGATTTACACGGAAAA GTTGGATCAAATTCCAAAGTAACAAAGACCGTATTGTATTCCAAAGATGAAAACCTATTAAAGGATTTACTATTTGTTACCTCTTATTTCATTCGTTGCTCACTTGTTTATCCTAAAAAGTATGATGATACCCTATTTAAGAAATTGGAAAATGAGGAATTGGATGCATCACTCAtgtctaatttttatatttttaaagataatttgtcaaataatagtcaaaaatcTCAAGAAATTTCAGTTGGAAGGAGAGAatcattcaaat TAGATAAGTCATTCATCTTGGGAGATTCCCCTTCACCACCGTATGTCTCTCAAAGTGTGAGTCCCTCATCCTTTGGAACGCTTCCATATCCCATCGAGAATGGATTAatctctaataattatttgaatgaagaaTTGCAATCTGCAACTATAGACGGTGTGAATCGGATTAAATTTGGAAAGAAAGTGCCAATGCCgga CTTTGATGGAGAAATAGAGGAGGAGCCGAATCAACTTCCGTGTTTATTCTTGGTGGGGAAAACTTATATGCCTGGATGCATTTGTCAAGGAATCATTCAGCCAACATCATTATCATCCtcacattttcaaatttattcggAACGAAATCtctataaacatttattaggAATATCCTCTCATTTGTCTAGCTTCATTCCAGAACTAAGCCAGGTGCAATTTCTTTCAGTTAATGTAGATGATGGCcaagttttattaatgaattcaaAGAGG GAATCATTATCTAAAAATTCGGATCAGATTTTATTTTCTCCCAAAATAGCAAATTTTCTTGATACCATTGTCGAATTGGCATCTTTTGGAACGCTACCG GTTTTGATGCATATTGAAGATAAACTTAAAGAAATTTATCTCTCGTCAAAGTTGTTAGCTGACTATTTACTTATTGATGAATTAATGGATTTGAAAACTTTGGTATATAATTTAG ATCTAGATTATAATGACGTTCCCTTACTATATTCCGTTGCAGCCACTCATACCCCAAAGCTGTGTAAAAAATATGGTGTTggacttatttga
- the LOC121117696 gene encoding uncharacterized protein isoform X7 translates to MNMIKSMIIMDTKYLLKTSKEDIKSLAELMYGNFPLKDRGCNFKLHLFENETDFMWSTLHKSSDISMFLSPNVSSSSVGSSFGNSISGLHQGISNIDVSQCDSGFFHSESMNLTSFSSISEGSNTSLAYMRRRMSGTNCLIHPLKLRDKKSLTEYSLPENQIFENGKSLSTLPSFKIDSVEFLKSSPSSNHIISDNNSPILALGIIFLTKCRDYILKNNFFLYEFISFISCETLRAYKRRKEFIHSMYQLSRQVHKDLNNFIEESYFKLEKTAWFLYASHDQDHTVMSSFVNVLCKLRRRLDTKETNFFFSTFLTGVLTHHLGWIDTIVPNGLDKSSFSFSSSNQHLKNFFTLEPFEENTQFWYNPQKLQYMDLHGKVGSNSKVTKTVLYSKDENLLKDLLFVTSYFIRCSLVYPKKYDDTLFKKLENEELDASLMSNFYIFKDNLSNNSQKSQEISVGRRESFKYKSFILGDSPSPPYVSQSVSPSSFGTLPYPIENGLISNNYLNEELQSATIDGVNRIKFGKKVPMPDFDGEIEEEPNQLPCLFLVGKTYMPGCICQGIIQPTSLSSSHFQIYSERNLYKHLLGISSHLSSFIPELSQVQFLSVNVDDGQVLLMNSKRESLSKNSDQILFSPKIANFLDTIVELASFGTLPVLMHIEDKLKEIYLSSKLLADYLLIDELMDLKTLVYNLDLDYNDVPLLYSVAATHTPKLCKKYGVGLI, encoded by the exons atgaataTGATCAAATCTATGATAATTATGGATACAAAGTAC ctattgaaaACTTCAAAGGAAGATATCAAATCCTTAGCAGAACTAATGTATGGAAACTTTCCACTCAAAGATCGTGGTTGTAACtttaaa cTACATCTTTTCGAAAATGAGACAGATTTCATGTGGAGTACGCTTCACAAGTCATCAGACATTTCCATGTTTCTTTCACCGAACGTAAGCTCTTCCAGTGTAGGATCATCCTTTGGGAATAGTATTTCTGGTTTACATCAAG gtatTTCGAATATTGATGTATCGCAATGTGACTCTGGATTTTTCCATAGTGAGTCTATGAACTTAACTTCTTTTTCATCAATCAGTGAAG GGTCAAATACAAGCCTAGCTTATATGCGACGAAGAATGAGTGGAACCAATTGTTTAATTCATCCGTTAAAGCTTAGAGATAAGAAATCCTTGACAGAGTACTCCTTACCAGAAAATCAAATCTTTGAAAATGGGAAATCGTTATCCACTCTcccatcttttaaaattgattctgtggaatttttaaaatcttctcCATCG TCAAATCACATCATATCAGATAATAACTCACCCATTCTTGCACTCGGGATTATTTTCCTCACCAAATGTAGggattacattttaaaaaacaatttcttcttGTATGAATTCATATCATTTATATCCTGTGAGACTTTAAGAGCCTATAAGAGGAGGAAggaatttattcattcaatgtATCAACTTTCACGTCAAGTGCACAAAgacttgaataattttattgaagagtCCTATTTCAAACTGGAAAAGACTGCTTGGTTCCTATACGCATCTCATGACCAGGATCATACTGTAATGAGTTCATTTGTGAATGTGTTATGCAAGCTGCGAAGGCGTTTGGACACCAAAGagacaaattttttctttagtacATTTCTAACTGGGGTTTTAACGCACCATTTAGGATGGATTGATACCATTGTTCCGAATGGGTTGGATAAAAGTTCTTTTTCATTTTCGAGTTctaatcaacatttaaaaaactttttcacacTGGAaccatttgaagaaaatacaCAATTTTGGTATAATCCTCAAAAACTTCAATATATGGATTTACACGGAAAA GTTGGATCAAATTCCAAAGTAACAAAGACCGTATTGTATTCCAAAGATGAAAACCTATTAAAGGATTTACTATTTGTTACCTCTTATTTCATTCGTTGCTCACTTGTTTATCCTAAAAAGTATGATGATACCCTATTTAAGAAATTGGAAAATGAGGAATTGGATGCATCACTCAtgtctaatttttatatttttaaagataatttgtcaaataatagtcaaaaatcTCAAGAAATTTCAGTTGGAAGGAGAGAatcattcaaat ATAAGTCATTCATCTTGGGAGATTCCCCTTCACCACCGTATGTCTCTCAAAGTGTGAGTCCCTCATCCTTTGGAACGCTTCCATATCCCATCGAGAATGGATTAatctctaataattatttgaatgaagaaTTGCAATCTGCAACTATAGACGGTGTGAATCGGATTAAATTTGGAAAGAAAGTGCCAATGCCgga CTTTGATGGAGAAATAGAGGAGGAGCCGAATCAACTTCCGTGTTTATTCTTGGTGGGGAAAACTTATATGCCTGGATGCATTTGTCAAGGAATCATTCAGCCAACATCATTATCATCCtcacattttcaaatttattcggAACGAAATCtctataaacatttattaggAATATCCTCTCATTTGTCTAGCTTCATTCCAGAACTAAGCCAGGTGCAATTTCTTTCAGTTAATGTAGATGATGGCcaagttttattaatgaattcaaAGAGG GAATCATTATCTAAAAATTCGGATCAGATTTTATTTTCTCCCAAAATAGCAAATTTTCTTGATACCATTGTCGAATTGGCATCTTTTGGAACGCTACCG GTTTTGATGCATATTGAAGATAAACTTAAAGAAATTTATCTCTCGTCAAAGTTGTTAGCTGACTATTTACTTATTGATGAATTAATGGATTTGAAAACTTTGGTATATAATTTAG ATCTAGATTATAATGACGTTCCCTTACTATATTCCGTTGCAGCCACTCATACCCCAAAGCTGTGTAAAAAATATGGTGTTggacttatttga
- the LOC121117696 gene encoding uncharacterized protein isoform X8 produces the protein MSYSSSASSENKDINNIRIILIRDYPSHGKKVIFDSASTFREQLMENSNLDEYDQIYDNYGYKLHLFENETDFMWSTLHKSSDISMFLSPNVSSSSVGSSFGNSISGLHQGISNIDVSQCDSGFFHSESMNLTSFSSISEGSNTSLAYMRRRMSGTNCLIHPLKLRDKKSLTEYSLPENQIFENGKSLSTLPSFKIDSVEFLKSSPSSNHIISDNNSPILALGIIFLTKCRDYILKNNFFLYEFISFISCETLRAYKRRKEFIHSMYQLSRQVHKDLNNFIEESYFKLEKTAWFLYASHDQDHTVMSSFVNVLCKLRRRLDTKETNFFFSTFLTGVLTHHLGWIDTIVPNGLDKSSFSFSSSNQHLKNFFTLEPFEENTQFWYNPQKLQYMDLHGKVGSNSKVTKTVLYSKDENLLKDLLFVTSYFIRCSLVYPKKYDDTLFKKLENEELDASLMSNFYIFKDNLSNNSQKSQEISVGRRESFKLDKSFILGDSPSPPYVSQSVSPSSFGTLPYPIENGLISNNYLNEELQSATIDGVNRIKFGKKVPMPDFDGEIEEEPNQLPCLFLVGKTYMPGCICQGIIQPTSLSSSHFQIYSERNLYKHLLGISSHLSSFIPELSQESLSKNSDQILFSPKIANFLDTIVELASFGTLPVLMHIEDKLKEIYLSSKLLADYLLIDELMDLKTLVYNLDLDYNDVPLLYSVAATHTPKLCKKYGVGLI, from the exons ATGAGTTATTCATCGTCTGCTTCTTCCGagaataaagatataaataatattaggatAATTCTCATTCGTGATTATCCTAGTCATGGAaagaaagtcatttttgattctGCTTCTACATTTCGTGAGCAGTTGatggaaaattcaaatttggatgaataTGATCAAATCTATGATAATTATGGATACAAA cTACATCTTTTCGAAAATGAGACAGATTTCATGTGGAGTACGCTTCACAAGTCATCAGACATTTCCATGTTTCTTTCACCGAACGTAAGCTCTTCCAGTGTAGGATCATCCTTTGGGAATAGTATTTCTGGTTTACATCAAG gtatTTCGAATATTGATGTATCGCAATGTGACTCTGGATTTTTCCATAGTGAGTCTATGAACTTAACTTCTTTTTCATCAATCAGTGAAG GGTCAAATACAAGCCTAGCTTATATGCGACGAAGAATGAGTGGAACCAATTGTTTAATTCATCCGTTAAAGCTTAGAGATAAGAAATCCTTGACAGAGTACTCCTTACCAGAAAATCAAATCTTTGAAAATGGGAAATCGTTATCCACTCTcccatcttttaaaattgattctgtggaatttttaaaatcttctcCATCG TCAAATCACATCATATCAGATAATAACTCACCCATTCTTGCACTCGGGATTATTTTCCTCACCAAATGTAGggattacattttaaaaaacaatttcttcttGTATGAATTCATATCATTTATATCCTGTGAGACTTTAAGAGCCTATAAGAGGAGGAAggaatttattcattcaatgtATCAACTTTCACGTCAAGTGCACAAAgacttgaataattttattgaagagtCCTATTTCAAACTGGAAAAGACTGCTTGGTTCCTATACGCATCTCATGACCAGGATCATACTGTAATGAGTTCATTTGTGAATGTGTTATGCAAGCTGCGAAGGCGTTTGGACACCAAAGagacaaattttttctttagtacATTTCTAACTGGGGTTTTAACGCACCATTTAGGATGGATTGATACCATTGTTCCGAATGGGTTGGATAAAAGTTCTTTTTCATTTTCGAGTTctaatcaacatttaaaaaactttttcacacTGGAaccatttgaagaaaatacaCAATTTTGGTATAATCCTCAAAAACTTCAATATATGGATTTACACGGAAAA GTTGGATCAAATTCCAAAGTAACAAAGACCGTATTGTATTCCAAAGATGAAAACCTATTAAAGGATTTACTATTTGTTACCTCTTATTTCATTCGTTGCTCACTTGTTTATCCTAAAAAGTATGATGATACCCTATTTAAGAAATTGGAAAATGAGGAATTGGATGCATCACTCAtgtctaatttttatatttttaaagataatttgtcaaataatagtcaaaaatcTCAAGAAATTTCAGTTGGAAGGAGAGAatcattcaaat TAGATAAGTCATTCATCTTGGGAGATTCCCCTTCACCACCGTATGTCTCTCAAAGTGTGAGTCCCTCATCCTTTGGAACGCTTCCATATCCCATCGAGAATGGATTAatctctaataattatttgaatgaagaaTTGCAATCTGCAACTATAGACGGTGTGAATCGGATTAAATTTGGAAAGAAAGTGCCAATGCCgga CTTTGATGGAGAAATAGAGGAGGAGCCGAATCAACTTCCGTGTTTATTCTTGGTGGGGAAAACTTATATGCCTGGATGCATTTGTCAAGGAATCATTCAGCCAACATCATTATCATCCtcacattttcaaatttattcggAACGAAATCtctataaacatttattaggAATATCCTCTCATTTGTCTAGCTTCATTCCAGAACTAAGCCAG GAATCATTATCTAAAAATTCGGATCAGATTTTATTTTCTCCCAAAATAGCAAATTTTCTTGATACCATTGTCGAATTGGCATCTTTTGGAACGCTACCG GTTTTGATGCATATTGAAGATAAACTTAAAGAAATTTATCTCTCGTCAAAGTTGTTAGCTGACTATTTACTTATTGATGAATTAATGGATTTGAAAACTTTGGTATATAATTTAG ATCTAGATTATAATGACGTTCCCTTACTATATTCCGTTGCAGCCACTCATACCCCAAAGCTGTGTAAAAAATATGGTGTTggacttatttga